A single region of the Anguilla rostrata isolate EN2019 chromosome 11, ASM1855537v3, whole genome shotgun sequence genome encodes:
- the si:dkey-16n15.6 gene encoding organic solute transporter subunit alpha, translating to MSKGSNCSWVGAEIPLSSQFFDVIRKDLWLFLIPAGLALIMLILFLEEMGFFYRNVSSSRRRRLSLWILGLYPAFGMTSITALYVPRSSSLCNFIASLYHSITLFKFMGLITDFFGGKARMIEVLAGQQVSPDPFPCCCCCCMPLIAISSFSLGWMTAAVIQLSVVRTILFFLMLVLWTDEQYDYGDVDSVNPNVYVNAIIGVSTFLSFYGYLLFYKATKQGLKGFGLRAKFICIIVVLVLCGLQSGILETMGALKVIPCSPPFSDLMRSQLIYHYSVIVEMFCISLSARQIFRKVEPYSEDLGVEPISEEVLGVELQPRRGQREMDIQTEQVWPAESQTKTIPEELWPGISGGGASNPGYNSDSEDSLCRIEHAPLDHFMFPKKGMTLPSSSQPASSKNREISSMEMSTVTLNPGIQNSESREATIV from the exons ATGAGTAAAGGATCCAACTGCAGCTGGGTGGGGGCAGAGATTCCTCTGTCCTCTCAGTTCTTCGATG TGATCAGGAAGGACCTCTGGCTGTTCCTCATTCCTGCTGGCCTGGCCCTCATCATGCTCATCTTGTTCCTGGAGGAGATGGGCTTCTTCTACCGAAATGTGTCATCCTCCAGGCGCAGGCGTCTCTCCCTGTGGATCCTGGGATTGTACCCG GCGTTTGGAATGACGTCCATCACTGCTCTGTACGTGcctcgctcttcctctctctgcaaCTTCATCGCTTCACT GTATCACTCCATAACGTTGTTTAAGTTCATGGGCCTGATCACagacttttttggggggaaggcGCGGATGATTGAGGTTCTGGCCGGACAGCAGGTTTCTCCAGACCCCtttccctgctgctgctgctgctgtatgCCCCTCATCGCCATCAGCAG TTTCAGTCTGGGCTGGATGACTGCGGCTGTAATCCAGCTCTCTGTGGTGAGAACCATCCTGTTCTTCCTCATGCTGGTTCTTTGGACAGATGAACAGTATGACTATGGAGAT GTGGACTCTGTTAACCCCAATGTCTACGTCAATGCCATCATCGGTGTGTCCACGTTCCTGTCCTTCTACGGGTACCTTCTCTTCTACAAGGCCACCAAGCAGGGACTAAAAGGGTTTGGGCTCCGGGCCAAATTCATCTGCATCATCGTGGTTCTGGTTCTGTGTGGCCTGCAGAGCGGGATCCTGGAGACTATGGGGGCGCTGAAAGTCatcccctgcagccccccttTCTCTGACCTCATGAGGTCCCAGC TTATATATCACTATTCGGTGATAGTGGAGATGTTCTGCATCAGCTTGTCTGCTCGACAAATCTTCCGGAAGGTGGAACCCTACTCAGAAGATCTAGGGGTGGAGCCTATCTCAGAGGAGGTCCTGGGGGTGGAGCTACAGCCaaggagagggcagagagagatggatattCAGACAGAGCAAGTGTGGCCTGCCGAGAGCCAGACCAAAACGATACCCGAGGAACTGTGGCCAGGCATCTCAGGGGGTGGAGCTAGCAATCCTGGATACAACAGCGATAGTGAGGACAGTTTGTGCCGGATTGAACATGCTCCTCTGGATCACTTCATGTTCCCGAAGAAAGGCATGACTTTGCCCAGTTCTTCGCAGCCTGCAAGCTCAAAGAACAGAGAGATTAGCTCTATGGAGATGTCCACAGTTACCCTCAACCCTGGGATCCAGAACAGTGAGAGCAGAGAAGCCACCATTGTCTAA